Proteins encoded in a region of the Dreissena polymorpha isolate Duluth1 unplaced genomic scaffold, UMN_Dpol_1.0 chrUn058, whole genome shotgun sequence genome:
- the LOC127863910 gene encoding uncharacterized protein LOC127863910 isoform X3, which produces MSKAVVFLFVIGLMISVVTAWWSTDTPVRFPDDCNSEALRTFATNCGLSEHSMGNHYILRDPKSNDINNIVIVIPDDLRDFGTCEKIVRDLNEKCNNDYFDY; this is translated from the exons ATGAGCAAGGCTGTGGTTTTCCTCTTCGTCATAGGTCTTATGATCTCCGTAGTGACAG cCTGGTGGTCGACGGACACACCTGTTCGGTTTCCAGACGACTGTAACAGCGAAGCCTTGCGGACCTTTGCGACCAACTGCGGGCTCTCGGAGCACTCCATG GGAAACCACTACATCCTAAGGGATCCAAAGAGCAATGACATCAACAACATCGTCATAGTGATACCAGATGACTTGCGAGATTTCGGCACGTGCGAGAAGATCGTTCGAGATCtcaatgaaaaatgcaataatgaTTACTTCGACTACTAA